One genomic window of Myxococcus stipitatus includes the following:
- the tnpB gene encoding IS66 family insertion sequence element accessory protein TnpB (TnpB, as the term is used for proteins encoded by IS66 family insertion elements, is considered an accessory protein, since TnpC, encoded by a neighboring gene, is a DDE family transposase.), which translates to AFVSRRGDRIKVLTWSRGGFVLLYKRLETGRFRLPKVDADASAVHLDATQLAMLLDGMDVTGVKRPPAWTPPGHTSS; encoded by the coding sequence TCGCCTTCGTGTCGCGACGAGGGGACCGAATCAAGGTGCTGACGTGGAGTCGGGGAGGCTTCGTGCTGCTGTACAAGCGACTGGAGACGGGCCGCTTCCGGCTGCCGAAGGTGGACGCCGACGCGAGCGCGGTGCACCTGGACGCGACGCAGTTGGCGATGCTGCTGGACGGCATGGACGTCACCGGAGTCAAACGCCCGCCCGCCTGGACGCCTCCCGGCCACACGTCCTCGTGA
- a CDS encoding metallophosphoesterase family protein, which produces MVRILHSADWQMGLRAQHVAEVAREVRQARLDAARKVILAANDLLVDAVVLAGDVFEDNQVENPLVHAVVAVLAQSRAPVYVLPGNHDALTPDAVYRRAAWKERPPHVRLLDGEAPVPIPGTSAVLLAAPLRQKKGMKDPTAEWRDVPGTDAIRIGVAHGSLRIEGRHAPDDFPIAMDAATRAGLDYLALGHWHGQYIHEGRTAYAGAHEPTKFGEEGSGQALLVELSARGATPRLTPVPTGALTWRAEELNLGLGAEAEAKRLRGLLSDVAVPSRTLVRLRTTGRAAVEAEAVVNSLEEGLRGRGFLHVKVERQDTPEVQVEGRLAEIARDSTLVSALLEDLSRPLDPGVSEAGRLAARRLLSDLVMEAWR; this is translated from the coding sequence ATGGTCAGGATTCTTCATAGCGCGGACTGGCAGATGGGGCTCCGCGCGCAGCACGTGGCCGAGGTGGCGAGAGAGGTCCGGCAGGCTCGGCTGGACGCAGCCCGCAAGGTCATCCTCGCGGCGAATGACCTCCTGGTGGACGCCGTCGTCCTGGCGGGGGATGTCTTCGAGGACAACCAGGTCGAGAACCCCCTCGTCCACGCCGTGGTGGCGGTGCTCGCGCAGTCGCGGGCCCCCGTGTACGTACTGCCGGGCAATCACGACGCCCTGACGCCGGACGCGGTGTACCGCCGCGCGGCCTGGAAGGAGCGTCCCCCGCACGTCAGGCTGCTGGATGGCGAAGCGCCGGTGCCCATCCCTGGGACGTCCGCCGTGCTGCTCGCCGCGCCGCTCCGGCAGAAGAAGGGGATGAAGGACCCGACCGCCGAGTGGAGGGACGTGCCTGGAACGGACGCCATCCGAATCGGCGTGGCGCACGGCTCCTTGCGCATCGAAGGGCGACATGCGCCGGATGATTTCCCCATCGCCATGGACGCGGCGACGCGGGCGGGGCTCGACTACCTCGCGCTCGGGCATTGGCATGGGCAGTACATCCACGAGGGACGCACGGCCTACGCGGGGGCGCATGAGCCCACGAAGTTCGGCGAGGAGGGCTCCGGGCAGGCCTTGCTGGTGGAACTGAGCGCGAGAGGCGCGACACCCAGGTTGACGCCGGTGCCCACGGGGGCGCTGACGTGGCGGGCGGAGGAGCTGAACCTCGGGTTGGGCGCCGAGGCGGAGGCGAAGCGGCTGCGAGGTCTGTTGTCGGACGTGGCCGTGCCGTCGAGGACGCTGGTGCGTTTGCGCACCACGGGACGTGCGGCGGTGGAGGCCGAGGCGGTGGTGAACTCATTGGAGGAAGGGCTGCGGGGGCGGGGCTTTCTCCACGTGAAGGTCGAGCGCCAGGACACGCCAGAGGTCCAGGTGGAGGGGCGGCTGGCGGAGATTGCTCGGGACAGCACGTTGGTGTCCGCGCTCCTGGAGGACTTGTCGCGTCCGCTGGACCCAGGTGTCTCCGAGGCGGGGCGGCTCGCGGCGCGGCGGTTGTTGTCGGACCTGGTGATGGAGGCGTGGCGATGA
- a CDS encoding helix-turn-helix transcriptional regulator, translating into MYLDAREFALRDEVIAALGSTPQNLSAVLEKVRPVLLELIPAEYMGLCIVTPGQPIEYTWHVPGPRVPLLEQYDAEVMEADFVRKTLVHNIDRVMRDSEMVSRKELEASLLYQRSREQALRLEHVMAVLLDIQPGVLCGFTLYRDRRRPFSEHAISLLTGLTRMLSGAVRNCRAFEAATLGVNLLDQMHEKPGAAYIVVDPPARERLRSRHAEVLLNKWFTHSDIHSSGLPLILVEKLAELVHSSPEQRLERSTWVRTLDDVYRVVKFVELPSLEGPRSWALLLHEIPRSIPLPEDMKSRLTDAQIIIAQAVLRSWTNEQIASETGLSIETVKTHIKNIFSRERLNCDNRADFIYQAAKLMRPI; encoded by the coding sequence ATGTACCTGGATGCTCGGGAGTTCGCGCTCAGGGACGAGGTCATTGCCGCGCTCGGCAGCACTCCCCAGAACCTCTCCGCCGTCCTGGAGAAGGTCCGACCGGTGCTCCTGGAACTGATTCCCGCCGAGTACATGGGCCTGTGCATCGTCACTCCCGGCCAGCCCATCGAATACACCTGGCACGTCCCCGGCCCTCGCGTCCCGCTCCTCGAGCAGTACGACGCGGAGGTGATGGAGGCGGACTTCGTCCGGAAGACGCTGGTCCACAACATCGACCGAGTCATGCGGGACTCCGAGATGGTCTCCCGCAAGGAGTTGGAAGCCAGCCTCCTCTATCAACGCAGTCGCGAGCAGGCCCTCCGACTCGAGCACGTCATGGCGGTCCTCCTCGACATCCAGCCGGGCGTTCTGTGCGGCTTCACGCTCTACCGGGATCGCCGTCGGCCCTTCTCCGAGCACGCCATCTCGCTGTTGACGGGCCTGACGAGGATGCTCTCCGGAGCGGTGCGCAACTGCCGCGCCTTTGAAGCCGCGACGCTGGGAGTCAATCTGCTCGACCAGATGCACGAAAAGCCGGGTGCGGCCTACATCGTGGTGGATCCTCCAGCCCGCGAACGGCTCCGCTCGCGACACGCCGAAGTCCTCTTGAACAAGTGGTTCACCCACTCCGACATCCACAGTTCGGGGCTTCCCCTCATCCTCGTGGAGAAGTTGGCGGAACTCGTCCATTCGAGCCCAGAGCAACGCCTGGAGCGCTCGACCTGGGTGCGAACACTCGACGACGTCTATCGGGTCGTGAAGTTCGTCGAGCTTCCAAGTCTCGAGGGTCCGCGCTCCTGGGCGCTCCTCCTCCATGAGATTCCCCGGTCCATTCCCCTGCCAGAGGACATGAAAAGCAGACTCACGGATGCCCAGATCATCATCGCCCAGGCCGTACTCCGCAGCTGGACCAACGAGCAGATTGCCTCGGAGACCGGCCTCTCAATCGAGACGGTGAAGACCCACATCAAGAACATCTTCAGCCGGGAGCGGTTGAACTGCGACAACCGGGCCGACTTCATCTACCAGGCGGCGAAGTTGATGAGACCCATCTGA
- a CDS encoding DUF3892 domain-containing protein has translation MRYITHIRLSGGDRLEHITRVRWVDGLNFRQGESSREEMVRWIDDGGDARVKASPRDVSVHVVRASPPYLRTAPNDSPYDNLLTLPRF, from the coding sequence ATGCGTTACATCACACACATCCGGCTCTCGGGCGGTGACAGGCTCGAGCACATCACGCGCGTTCGCTGGGTGGATGGACTCAACTTTCGACAAGGCGAATCCTCCCGGGAGGAGATGGTTCGATGGATCGATGACGGCGGGGATGCCCGGGTCAAGGCGTCTCCGAGGGATGTCTCCGTCCATGTGGTCCGCGCGAGCCCGCCGTACTTGCGGACGGCGCCGAATGACAGTCCTTACGACAACCTGCTGACCCTGCCGCGGTTCTGA
- a CDS encoding iron-containing redox enzyme family protein yields the protein MTLETSKPMDWVGLLEQEGRGLVATLDAHPEASRLFDGTIDREGYVHYLVQTYHYVRWSTPLLKGAGARLNRLGRHPKLADLLLQKSEEERGHERWLLADLENLGCPVRAVQDTIPSPAVDAYTGWNCFTAWAGVPTAFLGTAYVLEYLSVTRATGAVDRLLQVSAIPNIHRAVTFLRSHGSLDEDHVAELTSVLRTLTEVEDQAAVVLSARTTRVVYPGFFRDP from the coding sequence ATGACGCTGGAGACCTCGAAGCCGATGGACTGGGTGGGCCTGCTGGAGCAGGAGGGCCGCGGACTGGTGGCGACGCTGGACGCGCACCCCGAAGCGAGCCGCCTGTTCGACGGGACGATCGACCGGGAGGGGTACGTCCACTACCTGGTGCAGACGTACCACTACGTGCGCTGGAGCACGCCGCTGCTCAAGGGGGCGGGGGCGCGGCTGAACCGCTTGGGTCGGCACCCGAAGCTGGCGGACCTGCTGCTCCAGAAGTCCGAGGAGGAGCGGGGCCATGAGCGCTGGCTCCTGGCGGACCTGGAGAACCTGGGGTGCCCGGTGCGAGCCGTCCAGGACACGATTCCCTCGCCGGCGGTGGATGCCTATACGGGGTGGAACTGCTTCACCGCGTGGGCGGGGGTGCCCACCGCGTTCCTGGGGACCGCGTACGTCCTGGAGTACCTCTCCGTGACGCGGGCCACGGGCGCGGTGGACCGGCTGCTCCAGGTGAGCGCCATCCCCAACATCCACCGCGCGGTGACGTTCCTGCGCAGCCACGGCTCGCTGGATGAGGACCACGTGGCCGAGCTGACGAGCGTGCTGCGCACCCTCACGGAGGTGGAGGACCAGGCCGCCGTCGTGCTGTCGGCGCGGACGACGCGCGTGGTGTACCCCGGCTTCTTCCGCGACCCGTGA
- a CDS encoding GNAT family N-acetyltransferase, producing the protein MTSMYCRVATTQRELDDALKVRWAVFGDELRLVEGKAPPTRREVSCFDTLETTVHLVVYAEREPVATLRMLLTNPEVALATGGRLGLELEQKLDLSGLAAPGRVFAETARFCVLEPWRHSEAVAHLQAGIYAESRRRGVTHWIAAANLDTDSREDAGVMARVAAHRGWVSPRWKVRVTAPQASPVIPATPFYTPLERERAEGGNLGGLRMPRAPSLFARKMGARFVAEPLYDASFHRFTLPLIAALDEIPESTLERFRALGGVLRRAG; encoded by the coding sequence ATGACGTCCATGTATTGCCGAGTGGCCACCACCCAGCGCGAGCTCGACGACGCGCTGAAGGTCCGGTGGGCCGTGTTTGGTGACGAGCTGCGATTGGTGGAAGGCAAGGCGCCGCCGACGCGGCGGGAGGTGAGCTGCTTCGACACGCTGGAGACGACGGTGCACCTGGTGGTCTACGCGGAGCGGGAGCCGGTGGCGACGCTGCGCATGTTGCTGACCAACCCGGAGGTGGCGCTCGCCACGGGGGGCCGGCTGGGGCTCGAGCTGGAGCAGAAGCTCGACCTGTCGGGGCTGGCGGCGCCGGGGCGGGTGTTCGCGGAGACGGCGCGCTTCTGTGTGCTCGAGCCGTGGCGGCACTCGGAGGCGGTGGCGCATCTGCAGGCGGGCATCTACGCGGAGAGTCGTCGCCGAGGCGTGACGCACTGGATTGCCGCGGCGAACCTGGACACGGATTCGCGTGAGGACGCCGGGGTCATGGCGCGGGTGGCCGCGCACCGGGGCTGGGTGAGTCCGCGTTGGAAGGTCCGGGTGACGGCGCCCCAGGCGTCGCCCGTGATTCCGGCGACCCCGTTCTATACGCCGCTGGAGCGCGAGCGGGCGGAGGGGGGGAACCTGGGGGGCCTGCGGATGCCGCGGGCACCGTCGCTGTTCGCGCGGAAGATGGGGGCGCGGTTCGTCGCGGAGCCCCTCTACGACGCGAGCTTCCACCGCTTCACGCTGCCGCTCATCGCGGCGCTCGACGAGATTCCCGAGAGCACCCTGGAGCGGTTCCGCGCGCTGGGCGGCGTGCTGCGCCGCGCCGGCTGA
- a CDS encoding sigma factor, which yields MSFPTQAEEQALHERILAGQSLAHRDVFRVFMDPIIDILCKRRGQSREDAYDATIDVIYSYLRAPARYDPTRGPLHNYLTQAAVKKTLDRFRSNEARQRREQEFGDVFELRARTPKESMEITVEARLAVDRIEQQELQEMDRTFLKLYLQGERSTHILATAMGLPQGSEMDQRREVKRHRDRLLKFLGRLGKEDRDV from the coding sequence ATGAGCTTTCCGACACAAGCGGAGGAGCAGGCACTTCATGAACGCATTCTGGCGGGCCAGAGTCTCGCCCATCGCGATGTGTTCAGGGTCTTCATGGACCCCATCATCGACATCCTGTGCAAGCGCCGGGGGCAGAGCAGGGAGGACGCGTATGACGCGACCATCGACGTCATCTACTCCTATCTGCGGGCTCCCGCACGGTACGACCCGACCAGGGGGCCCCTGCATAACTACCTGACGCAGGCCGCCGTCAAGAAGACCCTCGATCGCTTCCGCTCCAATGAAGCACGCCAGCGCCGGGAACAGGAATTCGGAGACGTTTTCGAACTTCGCGCGAGGACTCCGAAGGAAAGCATGGAAATCACCGTGGAGGCGAGGCTCGCCGTGGATCGAATCGAACAGCAAGAGCTTCAGGAGATGGACCGCACCTTCCTCAAGCTCTACCTCCAGGGCGAACGCTCCACCCACATCCTGGCCACAGCCATGGGCCTGCCACAGGGCTCGGAGATGGACCAGCGCCGAGAGGTCAAGAGACACCGGGACCGTCTCCTGAAGTTCCTGGGGCGACTCGGAAAGGAGGACCGAGATGTCTAA
- a CDS encoding ImmA/IrrE family metallo-endopeptidase, producing the protein MTAHWLEEAVNACGLTAPSRYPRDLASELLWLPFIEMVAMPELSPDAMRAWLSRRGVRHPVAADTHELTGCMVAERGHGFLFFDSSRERTEQRFTIAHEFAHFVLEQVLPRRKAVEVFGDAILQVLDGEREPTPEESLTALFERIALGRQPNLMARDDSGLPASRAVMEAEHRADLLALELLAPEALALPLVKNSPSDQEARGRLVFRFGIPWDMAEPYVHWLRERLRVPRFSIDAFLGVEGE; encoded by the coding sequence ATGACGGCACACTGGCTGGAGGAGGCCGTGAACGCGTGTGGGCTGACGGCCCCCTCCCGCTATCCTCGCGACCTGGCGTCCGAGCTGCTCTGGTTGCCATTCATCGAGATGGTGGCGATGCCCGAGCTGTCTCCGGACGCCATGCGCGCCTGGCTGTCGCGCCGAGGCGTCCGACACCCGGTCGCGGCCGACACCCACGAACTGACGGGCTGCATGGTGGCGGAGCGGGGCCATGGCTTCCTCTTCTTCGACAGCAGCCGCGAGCGCACCGAGCAACGCTTCACCATCGCCCACGAGTTCGCCCACTTCGTCCTGGAGCAGGTGCTGCCCCGCCGCAAGGCGGTGGAGGTGTTCGGCGATGCCATCCTCCAGGTCCTCGACGGGGAGCGCGAGCCGACGCCCGAGGAGTCCCTGACAGCACTCTTCGAGCGGATTGCCCTGGGACGACAGCCGAACCTCATGGCTCGCGACGACTCGGGGCTGCCCGCCAGCCGCGCCGTCATGGAGGCCGAGCACCGCGCGGACCTGCTCGCGCTCGAGCTGCTCGCGCCGGAGGCGCTCGCCCTGCCGCTCGTGAAGAACAGCCCCTCCGACCAGGAGGCGCGCGGGCGGCTGGTGTTCCGCTTCGGGATTCCCTGGGACATGGCCGAGCCCTACGTCCACTGGCTGCGCGAGCGGCTGCGGGTCCCACGGTTCTCCATCGATGCATTCCTCGGAGTGGAGGGAGAGTAG
- a CDS encoding ATP-binding protein → MTTDNKGPRAPSNGVFEFEGERGHPNHTVNGRAPGFQVVGGAHGEPPPFSGPRPPAVPSGRAPSPPPVGAPSQPLRGGRGDVIRSTPAEARAVLEGLKNDPTATPPDPELALAAGFTHFDTASSEDNLLTVLLARDDLHLLASQTLVRVKSREDGRSYLGVVVGGPFAEPNAVPVNSTMAIGVVTHGKKLTYTFDYHGRAEVELLGEEVAGTLKPPRFRPRPQSPVFVLDDAESERVLGVGGDLCLGVVVGYERMEARLNARDKSVLPRHTGILGTTGGGKSTTVATLIHRAQAEGIATVVFDVEGEYTHVDEPTDHAAMLEALKRRGQKAQGVRDLHIHHLAGRASRNPRHKNLHRFSLNFSSLSPYALAEILDMSDAQQERFLKAYDVTKLLLEDFGLFPQNEEDRRQALDVDELSTGYPRMTIQHVLDVVSAYIYSLSDEGRAESKSRSRSSSRRRESVLEGLGELDGLGAEDAAPPAPHGPTLYSEFKSSPGRVMARVMAQSSKHEISWKALASKLHRLRRLNIFDVGTVPGVHYGSMLVPGRVSVIDLSDTDSPQLNNMVIADILRGLQNAQEARYQKANDQDQAVTPVLIIIEEAHEFLSASRISQMPVLFEQVARIAKRGRKRWLGLVFVTQLPQHLPNEVLGLLNNFIIHKMTDSTVISRMQRTVGSIDESLWNRVTRLAPGQALVSFSNFARPLMVAVDPAPVKRLLVD, encoded by the coding sequence ATGACCACTGACAACAAGGGCCCCAGGGCTCCCAGCAATGGGGTGTTCGAGTTCGAGGGGGAACGCGGCCATCCCAATCACACGGTGAACGGCAGGGCCCCGGGGTTCCAGGTCGTGGGTGGAGCGCATGGCGAGCCTCCACCGTTCTCCGGGCCACGACCGCCTGCCGTTCCATCAGGCCGCGCCCCGTCCCCCCCTCCCGTAGGAGCCCCGTCCCAGCCCCTTCGAGGTGGCCGGGGCGACGTCATCCGTTCGACGCCCGCCGAGGCGCGCGCCGTACTCGAAGGGCTGAAGAACGACCCGACGGCGACTCCACCCGACCCGGAGCTGGCCCTGGCCGCGGGCTTCACGCACTTCGACACCGCGTCCAGCGAGGACAACCTGCTGACCGTCCTTCTCGCGCGCGACGACCTGCACCTGCTCGCGTCACAGACGCTGGTCCGGGTGAAGTCGCGCGAGGATGGACGCTCATATCTGGGAGTCGTCGTCGGTGGCCCCTTCGCCGAGCCCAACGCCGTTCCCGTCAATTCGACGATGGCGATTGGCGTGGTGACGCACGGCAAGAAGCTCACCTACACCTTCGACTATCACGGCCGCGCGGAGGTGGAGCTCCTGGGCGAGGAGGTCGCCGGCACGCTCAAGCCCCCGCGCTTCCGGCCCCGTCCCCAGAGCCCCGTGTTCGTGCTGGACGACGCGGAGAGCGAGCGCGTGCTGGGCGTGGGGGGCGATTTGTGCCTGGGCGTCGTCGTGGGCTACGAGCGCATGGAGGCCCGCCTCAACGCGCGCGACAAGTCCGTCCTGCCCCGGCACACCGGCATCCTCGGCACCACCGGCGGCGGCAAGTCCACCACCGTGGCCACGCTCATCCACCGCGCCCAGGCGGAGGGAATCGCCACCGTCGTCTTCGACGTGGAGGGGGAATACACCCACGTCGACGAGCCCACCGACCACGCCGCCATGCTGGAGGCCCTCAAGCGACGTGGACAGAAGGCCCAGGGCGTCCGCGACCTGCACATCCACCACCTCGCGGGCCGCGCCAGCCGCAACCCGCGACACAAGAACCTGCACCGCTTCTCCCTGAACTTCTCCAGCCTCTCCCCCTACGCGCTGGCCGAAATCCTGGACATGTCGGACGCCCAGCAGGAGCGCTTCCTCAAGGCCTACGACGTCACGAAGCTGCTGCTCGAGGACTTCGGCCTCTTCCCCCAGAACGAGGAGGACCGCCGTCAGGCCCTCGACGTGGACGAGCTGTCCACCGGCTACCCACGGATGACCATCCAGCATGTGCTGGACGTCGTGAGCGCTTATATCTACAGCCTCAGCGACGAGGGCCGCGCCGAGTCGAAGAGTCGCTCCCGCTCCTCCTCCAGAAGGAGGGAGTCGGTGCTCGAGGGGCTCGGAGAGCTGGACGGGCTCGGTGCCGAGGACGCCGCGCCGCCCGCGCCCCATGGCCCCACGCTCTACAGCGAGTTCAAGAGCAGCCCGGGGCGCGTCATGGCCCGCGTCATGGCCCAGAGCAGCAAGCATGAAATCAGCTGGAAGGCGCTGGCCAGCAAGCTCCACCGCCTGCGCCGGCTCAACATCTTCGACGTGGGCACCGTGCCCGGCGTCCACTACGGCTCGATGCTCGTGCCAGGGCGCGTGTCGGTCATCGACCTGTCGGACACCGACTCGCCCCAGCTCAACAACATGGTCATCGCCGACATCCTGCGCGGGCTCCAGAACGCCCAGGAGGCCCGCTACCAGAAGGCGAACGACCAGGACCAGGCCGTCACCCCCGTGCTCATCATCATCGAGGAGGCACACGAGTTCCTGTCCGCCAGCCGCATCAGCCAGATGCCCGTGCTGTTCGAACAGGTGGCCCGCATCGCGAAGCGCGGACGCAAGCGCTGGCTGGGGCTCGTCTTCGTCACGCAGCTGCCCCAACACCTCCCCAACGAAGTGCTCGGCCTGCTCAACAACTTCATCATCCACAAGATGACCGACAGCACCGTCATCTCCCGGATGCAGCGCACCGTGGGCAGCATCGACGAGAGCCTGTGGAACCGCGTGACGCGGCTCGCCCCCGGACAGGCCCTCGTCTCCTTCAGCAACTTCGCCCGCCCGCTGATGGTCGCCGTCGACCCCGCGCCGGTGAAGCGCCTCCTCGTCGACTGA
- a CDS encoding ArsR/SmtB family transcription factor translates to MLQHSSLDRVFHALADPTRRAMVERLVTGPASVSELAAPFKVSLSAIGQQVQLLEECGLVRTAKVGRVRTVELQPDVLDAAERWFQKHRARWERRMDRLGALLEEPDEDETPPPRRKS, encoded by the coding sequence ATGCTTCAGCATTCCTCCCTGGACCGGGTCTTCCATGCCCTGGCGGACCCCACGCGGCGCGCGATGGTCGAGCGACTCGTCACCGGGCCCGCGTCGGTGAGCGAGCTCGCGGCGCCCTTCAAGGTGTCGTTGTCCGCCATCGGCCAGCAGGTCCAGCTGCTCGAGGAGTGCGGGCTCGTGCGCACCGCGAAGGTGGGCCGCGTCCGCACCGTCGAGCTGCAACCGGACGTCCTGGACGCCGCCGAGCGGTGGTTCCAGAAGCACCGTGCTCGCTGGGAGCGCCGTATGGACCGGTTGGGAGCGCTGCTGGAGGAACCCGACGAAGACGAAACCCCACCTCCGAGGAGAAAGTCATGA
- a CDS encoding SRPBCC family protein — protein MSTPVIHKSFTIERTYPVPAARVFRALSDPKKKRRWFAEGDGFIIDSYTLDFQVGGFERTRFRFGDGPAMTNDSVYLDIVENERVVFAYSMTIGGNPMSSSLGTMELVPVREGTLLRFTEATAFVDGNDGSAGRREGSIGLLEALAKELEVHG, from the coding sequence ATGAGCACGCCCGTCATCCACAAGAGCTTCACCATCGAGCGCACCTACCCCGTCCCCGCCGCTCGCGTCTTCCGCGCCCTGTCGGACCCGAAGAAGAAGCGCCGCTGGTTCGCCGAGGGCGACGGATTCATCATCGACAGCTACACGCTCGACTTCCAGGTGGGCGGCTTCGAGCGCACGCGCTTCCGCTTCGGCGACGGGCCCGCGATGACCAATGACTCCGTCTACCTGGACATCGTCGAGAACGAGCGCGTCGTCTTCGCGTACTCGATGACCATCGGCGGCAACCCGATGTCCTCCTCCCTGGGCACCATGGAGCTGGTGCCCGTCCGCGAAGGCACCCTGCTGCGCTTCACGGAGGCCACCGCCTTCGTCGACGGGAATGACGGCTCGGCGGGTCGGCGCGAAGGCTCCATCGGACTGCTCGAAGCGCTCGCCAAGGAGCTCGAGGTCCACGGCTGA
- a CDS encoding cytochrome P450, with the protein MTPGLLIFLLAGTVTVSACDSSNDGPADSACEGGQNCLEGGDAGSSGPDAGGDAGTDGPGTGTRTITHGSQLTLADVGPAGIGISSFTNVSGGTFTGTALSGWGSLARTVGAGGETIDGFTFPQGTVVLQGANLTSRVTVNSGWLVLRGCKGGILLNHPTGNGGGGAALFSELTDFNTVGTKDGRQPAKAICHRCFFPHSGLENVYSNNVTITESWIAVDPGGAGDHVDGIQTWGGQSSLDFSRNRLQWNGGWNQTQSGLIAMYSDGAQGGFDGYDRVTVKDNYIVIGLGGGIGLHAPMAVPVTNMVVTGNRWAWSSDFSDPYYTPAVYRSAGTANYKTGGNAWSDNRWADGPYANQFLHPDNGTRATDY; encoded by the coding sequence TTGACTCCGGGTCTCCTCATCTTCCTCCTCGCGGGAACAGTGACTGTGTCGGCCTGCGACTCGTCCAATGACGGCCCCGCCGACTCCGCGTGCGAGGGAGGGCAGAACTGCCTCGAGGGCGGTGACGCCGGCAGCAGTGGCCCGGACGCCGGCGGCGACGCCGGTACCGACGGCCCAGGCACCGGCACCAGAACCATCACCCATGGCTCGCAGCTCACGCTCGCGGACGTGGGGCCCGCGGGGATTGGCATTTCCTCCTTCACGAACGTCTCCGGAGGAACCTTCACCGGGACGGCGCTGAGCGGCTGGGGCTCGCTCGCGCGCACCGTCGGCGCCGGAGGAGAGACCATCGACGGCTTCACCTTCCCGCAGGGCACGGTCGTCCTCCAGGGCGCGAACCTCACGTCTCGAGTCACCGTCAACTCCGGGTGGCTCGTGCTGCGTGGCTGCAAGGGCGGCATCCTCCTCAACCACCCCACGGGGAATGGAGGCGGCGGCGCGGCCCTGTTCAGCGAGCTCACCGACTTCAACACCGTGGGCACCAAGGATGGCCGGCAGCCCGCGAAGGCCATCTGCCACCGCTGCTTCTTCCCCCACAGCGGGTTGGAGAACGTCTACTCGAACAACGTCACCATCACGGAATCGTGGATCGCCGTGGACCCTGGCGGCGCTGGCGACCATGTGGATGGCATCCAGACATGGGGCGGGCAGTCCTCCCTGGACTTCTCCCGCAACCGCCTGCAGTGGAACGGCGGCTGGAACCAGACCCAGTCCGGGCTCATCGCGATGTACTCCGATGGCGCGCAGGGCGGGTTCGACGGCTACGACCGCGTCACCGTGAAGGACAACTACATCGTCATCGGGCTGGGCGGTGGAATCGGCCTGCATGCGCCCATGGCTGTGCCCGTCACGAACATGGTCGTGACCGGGAACCGTTGGGCGTGGAGCTCCGATTTCAGCGACCCGTACTACACGCCCGCCGTCTACCGGAGCGCGGGCACGGCGAACTACAAGACCGGCGGCAATGCCTGGTCGGACAACCGCTGGGCGGACGGTCCCTACGCGAACCAGTTCCTGCACCCCGACAACGGCACCCGCGCGACGGACTACTGA